The Euphorbia lathyris chromosome 2, ddEupLath1.1, whole genome shotgun sequence genome includes a window with the following:
- the LOC136218844 gene encoding uncharacterized protein isoform X1, whose amino-acid sequence MEDLSSASDDEQVFMEEEGTVVQGKEVTNLVFKATHEAKLRELLHKINSIEIKLCSDATKEFIKLLKGNFGGELLRLYVQSTTNFSELLGAMKLRQGKPGISYILSLISVILSHPDGKYKPNDKERIGISVILDKFARFFIEEKLEELYKELTSDEGKRQNAALLLMASIVRRGSGLASDVAKKFDFKLKGFSKLAEYKKGHNDKKRKHSTRRAFVGFAMSFLEMAKPGLLRWVLQQREMYSGVLRGLENDDDETVAYILSTLRDRILTEDSLVPPSLRSVLFGSLVLEQLVGISGRENCGSAEVAYNVLHQACTDPCNGLMPDYNRKPNPLRGNPRRLLDLMKKLKATEIVYHRDLLLAIVRGRLSFGSAFLEKFPYNLEDYASPSWFSTVSLAANLISSMIVGSPFGFLDSESGDPPSFDSVDVQNVMSIFHSRALSRSMINKGLLHSDFIVKNGTLRLLFEALKLFDSFFKAINLSCNQKQQNQKWKALEQETQNEIQTLLPDPQVLLTLLSTLSSHVRTSESSLKRTADRESFPLGGMRKKKPRTTAMNEEADIIIGGISSASDIVLPSDGENVVDSQIPPSSDSTVDFVNVMSELWVDVFSAPVTTLKDAEMFFYSKLLDALKIYLLRMPTALEGSFDFFTNLLSMPSELPSNLLMSLLSLLVEYVRTSPGSGSAIRTPPLMYKHLQAFLNLLIFSPFGDIKIHTYKLAQAAMSSTGAFDRNLHEISVWLSFLPGYSAVKSSVEDHGVEVLQSLSAVVISFLCDAISTIGNNLLRHWDVVRNYTYHLDEFRDSSPEFSPLVPCVLQKCIRLLSSKSGTFSLPEKSMISVYVCNTLKYLLQIQVDASFLAALISSALSETLQDCCSADQFCEWRPFKNLLLFAESLLHKKTSCFFLFEQRDMPVDRSFMRVLGEVRKIVESGHAGEIAGSARAFSSAIICTTSDAVLKNFPAVMTLSQHIQLPFSFLSFIIYLEQSFLADVSKLWPTVFFAGLEKASSIVILQGTNDDAIAQQTVLTLHVDASESTAADAFALFLGQTPFHVLFPGIVCGSGPCLSDFPKLKEMLMAKLAECTSDFVIPYLRLILFWFYQIQLSYRIKPLAKFEECAEICYMLVNHMLAQLLVYRPGSGDVLAGNLIREVAETIFCHPVVKASFTCPADGDDKFITEEFADGNFGDDIEAFLSFCRQRVNLIDSRVLDMLKTTFDRLSLLDGQHCVLEEGSNKQIMKACNTLKQRLYMELKDKFNGCIRTDSLLPLLQPFYALHALIQFTSPFELFELATWIFDRVELNGSTGLESCRASALSIGFCIASDAFKMLSIYLEHPVRTRELLNSFWDVKKKDLDVTLIEDMYVNQCKFASTLKLDFAYSCLLEALTAVYRLKYMKCDLLDPLSLVLSRVILSTPMDIVFHCVHETSKTKSKVLFLLVDMSPLHLSAFGYILSRILSENFHFKRDKVEEAFETSLSNVDYMWLLPAACSYLNSVFIKLEMPYHKLYTKISKFYSEILLRGFCDWKNFVSGHLFEDNHDIFLPSSIEEFVNLLDASHLGEALNMLKCHFVLSGHMELERRLKVCSCLLTHSGTYDELLDCDVDELEFYPLEQSLNVVIRVAAKILFCRMMLFPNDSKILSLPKEKDRNSKTTSLKFVSNEEGESRMQFLLSLVNTWQCMVKKFPSDSDSSRKEKSPGCLQLYRYLELFILKNIYELSVEMCDGLIQLQTIPFLEQLVRSSLLYRFDDPKTLNVLRSILTLFLEGKFSYLPFLQLLLAHSQFASTIHSVIDPNSSQTGACFRPMPSILKSAVIPHSNMRNDSQTTNPLFQQLEILKLLRTLIQLKPDQAGCSKKDDAINFRELYLLLLSSYGATLSEIDLEIHSLMSEIESIDRSASDDLVDLDYLWGQAALKIRKERTLDRDASSKIMTNTEAFAEHRRSQFRENLPIDPRMCAATVIYFPYDRTVGIGPGAFKNICVAHFPSVNKMKRYDPVFILRFSIQILSMGYIEAIEFAGLGLLAIAFVGTSSPDVEMRKLAYHFVQKFKETLERCQKKKDIMLLRLLVIYMQNGVEEDWQRIPSIMAIFAAEASLILLDPLNEHYTTLSKHLMHSSMKDAKGIPFFRSFFESNSVNFRAERLWMLRLACAGLNLDDDANLYMKNSIPRTVLSFYSTPLADNASKELVLQVVKKSVKLHHITCDLVKKHGIIPWLSSVVSNCSRMIDENDKRSSSTLLIVSIEVVLDILQSKEISEWLQHNALEQLMELTSNLYKHLIGGLKLIKDNVTLVDSILQIMISTLKMSQKRMIYEPHFTISFEGLYRIYKSCDAFHTSSSSPNAESGLTAILMSTPPVDIFYENAEKLSGFLMWAVSIALKSDSEKKFHMKNHVSLRIDSEEVPSDDESMISKLLHWLVATVILSKLNDVNAKVPKRSSPRTLQTLLEYVDIGCRRSKSCKSDCEDVLATTIVFLQQVNGSSSTAVPSVVSALHILLFCYPSKYSDLLSGYASDVAALQARIHCPTEANPKWRWSFEEGWRDVEIERSDSEKMDEYQACQALMLIISNILKKKPFDSLVLSHRDKLISDVFEWETSFLE is encoded by the exons ATGGAGGACCTAAGCTCCGCCTCCGACGATGAACAAG TTTTCATGGAAGAGGAGGGCACTGTGGTGCAGGGAAAGGAAGTTACGAACCTTGTTTTTAAAGCAACCCATGAAGCTAAGCTTAGAGAACTATTACATAAGATCAATTCCATTGAGATTAAGTTATGTTCGGATGCTACGAAGGAGTTTATTAAGTTGCTCAAGGGTAATTTTGGGGGTGAGTTGCTGCGTCTTTATGTACAGTCGACTACGAATTTCTCAGAACTTCTGGGAGCTATGAAGCTTCGACAGGGGAAACCTGGAATTTCTTATATATTATCCTTGATTTCTGTAATTCTTAGTCATCCTGATGGAAAGTACAAGCCGAATGATAAGGAGAGAATTGGTATAAGTGTGATTCTTGATAAATTTGCACGATTTTTTATTGAAGAGAAGTTGGAGGAACTTTATAAGGAACTGACCAGTGATGAAGGAAAGCGCCAAAATGCAGCTCTTCTGTTAATGGCCTCAATAGTTCGGCGTGGTTCAGGTCTGGCTTCAGATGTTGCTAAGAAGTTTGATTTCAAACTCAAGGGATTTTCCAAGCTTGCAGAGTATAAAAAAGGGCATAATGACAAGAAACGGAAGCACTCAACAAGAAGGGCTTTTGTTGGATTTGCAATGTCATTTTTGGAGATGGCAAAGCCGGGATTGCTGCGGTGGGTCCTACAGCAGAGGGAAATGTACTCTGGTGTTCTTCGTGGGCTTgagaatgatgatgatgagactGTTGCTTACATTTTGTCAACATTGCGAGATAGGATTCTCACTGAAGACTCGCTGGTTCCCCCATCTCTAAGGAGTGTTCTCTTTGGGAGCCTTGTTTTGGAACAGTTGGTTGGTATTTCGGGAAGGGAAAATTGTGGATCCGCAGAGGTCGCTTATAATGTACTACATCAGGCTTGCACTGATCCTTGCAATGGATTGATGCCAGATTACAATAGAAAGCCAAATCCTTTGAGAGGTAACCCAAGGAGACTTTTGGATCTCATGAAGAAGTTAAAGGCAACAGAGATAGTTTATCACAGAGATTTGCTTTTAGCTATTGTTAGGGGGAGGCTTTCCTTTGGTTCAGCATTTTTGGAGAAGTTCCCTTACAACCTTGAAGATTATGCATCTCCTAGCTG GTTTTCTACTGTTTCTCTTGCAGCAAACTTGATTTCCTCCATGATTGTTGGAAGTCCTTTTGGTTTCCTGGATTCTGAGTCTGGTGATCCACCTTCATTTGATAGCGTGGATGTGCAGAATGTCATGAGTATCTTCCATTCTCGTGCATTGAGCCGATCAATGATAAACAAGGGGCTACTTCACTCAGATTTTATTGTGAAGAATGGAACTTTACGGCTTCTTTTTGAGGCCTTGAAGTTGTTTGATTCCTTTTTCAAGGCTATTAACCTATCTTGTAACCAGAAACAACAGAACCAAAAATGGAAAGCTCTTGAGCAGGAAACCCAGAATGAAATTCAAACCTTGCTTCCTGATCCACAGGTTTTGCTGACTCTACTTTCTACTTTAAGTAGCCATGTGAGAACCAGTGAGTCATCCTTGAAAAGAACAGCAGATAGAGAAAGTTTTCCTCTTGGTGGCATGCGAAAAAAGAAACCAAGAACAACTGCTATGAATGAGGAAGCTGACATAATTATAGGTGGTATAAGTTCGGCCTCTGACATCGTTTTGCCTTCAGATGGTGAAAATGTTGTAGATTCACAAATACCACCCTCATCAGACAGTACAGTGGATTTTGTGAATGTAATGTCTGAACTTTGGGTTGACGTATTCTCTGCACCTGTCACTACACTGAAAGATGCTGAAATGTTCTTCTACTCTAAGCTTCTTGACGCTCTCAAGATATATCTT CTGAGAATGCCTACTGCACTGGAGGGgtcatttgatttttttacGAACCTTCTCAGCATGCCATCAGAATTACCGTCTAATCTTCTCATGTCTTTGTTGTCTCTACTAGTTGAGTACGTTAGAACTTCCCCTGGTAGTGGATCTGCCATTAGGACACCACCACTTATGTACAAGCATCTGCAGGCATTTCTTAATTTGTTAATATTTTCACCATTTGGTGACATAAAGATCCACACTTATAAATTGGCACAAGCAGCTATGTCAAGTACAGGTGCATTTGACAGAAACTTGCATGAAATTTCTGTTTGGTTGTCATTTTTACCGGGTTATAGTGCTGTTAAATCATCGGTTGAGGACCATGGAGTAGAAGTGCTGCAGAGCTTGTCAGCAGTTGTCATCTCATTCTTGTGTGATGCCATTTCTACCATTGGGAACAATTTACTTAGGCACTGGGATGTTGTCAGGAATTATACGTACCACTTAGATGAGTTTAGAG ATAGTTCACCTGAATTCAGCCCTCTTGTCCCATGTGTCCTGCAGAAGTGCATAAGGTTACTCAGTTCAAAATCTGGAACCTTTTCTTTACCAGAGAAGTCTATGATATCTGTATATGTGTGCAATACATTGAAGTATCTATTGCAAATTCAG GTAGATGCAAGCTTTTTAGCTGCTTTGATTAGTTCAGCTTTGTCTGAGACACTTCAGGATTGCTGTTCTGCGGATCAGTTCTGTGAGTGGAGGCCATTTAAGAATTTGTTGCTTTTTGCAGAGAGCTTACTGCATAAAAAAACATCCTGTTTCTTTCTCTTTGAGCAAAGGGATATGCCTGTTGATAGGTCTTTCATGAGAGTACTTGGTGAAGTAAGAAAAATTGTAGAGAGTGGGCATGCTGGTGAGATAGCTGGAAGTGCAAGAGCTTTTTCTTCTGCAATTATATGTACAACATCAGATGCAGTGCTAAAGAATTTTCCAGCAGTTATGACCCTTTCTCAACATATCCAGCTTCCTTTTTCCTTCTTATCCTTCATAATCTATCTTGAGCAAAGTTTTCTTGCTGATGTTTCAAAGCTATGGCCCACAGTATTCTTTGCCGGTCTAGAAAAGGCTTCTTCTATTGTTATTTTGCAAGGCACAAATGATGATGCTATTGCTCAACAAACAGTGCTTACTTTGCATGTTGATGCTAGCGAATCAACCGCTGCTGATGCATTTGCCTTGTTTTTGGGGCAGACACCTTTTCATGTGCTCTTTCCTGGAATTGTATGTGGTAGTGGTCCTTGTCTATCAGACTTCCCGAAGTTAAAAGAAATGCTTATGGCTAAACTAGCTGAGTGCACAAGTGATTTTGTGATTCCATATTTGCGCCTTATTCTATTTTGGTTTTATCAGATACAGTTATCATACAGAATAAAGCCATTGGCTAAATTTGAAGAATGTGCTGAAATCTGCTATATGCTTGTGAATCATATGCTTGCTCAATTGCTAGTTTACAGACCTGGTTCAGGGGATGTTCTTGCAGGTAACCTTATTCGAGAAGTGGCTGAAACCATCTTTTGTCATCCTGTTGTGAAAGCATCTTTCACTTGTCCTGCGGATGGTGATGATAAATTTATTACCGAGGAGTTTGCAGATGGAAACTTTGGGGACGATATAGAGGCTTTTCTTAGTTTTTGTCGACAAAGAGTTAATTTAATAGATAGTCGTGTCTTGGACATGTTGAAAACAACTTTTGACCGTTTGTCTTTACTTGACGGGCAACATTGTGTACTTGAAGAAGGTTCAAACAAGCAAATTATGAAAGCTTGCAACACCCTGAAACAGAGGCTATATATGGAGCTGAAGGACAAATTTAATGGGTGCATTAGAACTGATAGTTTATTGCCCCTTCTCCAACCATTTTATGCTTTACATGCTCTAATACAGTTTACTTCCCCATTTGAACTTTTTGAATTAGCAACTTGGATTTTTGATAGGGTTGAACTAAATGGTTCAACTGGACTAGAATCCTGTAGGGCATCTGCTCTTTCAATTGGATTTTGTATTGCCAGTGATGCTTTCAAAATGTTATCTATTTATTTGGAGCATCCTGTAAGAACCAGAGAACTGTTAAATTCcttttgggatgtgaaaaaGAAAGACTTGGATGTTACCTTGATTGAGGATATGTATGTGAACCAATGCAAGTTTGCGTCTACGCTTAAACTAGATTTTGCATATTCTTGTTTGCTGGAAGCTTTGACTGCTGTCTACAGACTGAAGTACATGAAATGTGATTTACTTGATCCCTTAAGCTTGGTACTGTCAAGGGTTATTCTGAGCACTCCTATGGATATTGTTTTTCACTGCGTTCACGAGACAAGCAAGACAAAATCTAAAGTGTTGTTTCTTCTTGTTGACATGAGTCCTCTGCATCTATCAGCATTTGGGTACATATTATCTCGAATTTTGagtgaaaattttcattttaagagaGATAAGGTGGAAGAGGCCTTTGAGACGTCTCTTTCAAATGTGGACTATATGTGGCTGCTTCCAGCTGCATGTTCATACTTGAATTCAGTTTTCATCAAGTTAGAGATGCCATACCACAAGCTGTATACTAAAATTTCCAAGTTTTATTCTGAAATACTCTTAAGGGGTTTCTGTGACTGGAAGAACTTTGTGTCTGGACATCTATTTGAGGATAATCATGATATCTTCTTGCCATCATCTATTGAAGAATTTGTCAATCTGTTGGATGCTAGTCATCTAGGAGAAGCACTGAATATGTTAAAATGCCATTTTGTCTTAAGTGGGCACATGGAATTGGAGCGAAGATTGAAGGTATGCAGTTGTCTCCTCACCCATTCCGGTACATATGATGAGCTGCTGGATTGTGATGTTGATGAACTGGAATTCTATCCACTTGAACAGTCACTTAACGTTGTTATTAGAGTTGCtgcaaaaatattattttgcagGATGATGTTATTTCCAAATGATAGTAAAATCCTGTCCCtaccaaaagaaaaagatagGAATTCTAAAACAACCTCTTTGAAATTTGTGTCTAATGAAGAGGGTGAATCCAGAATGCAGTTTTTACTGAGCTTGGTGAATACTTGGCAATGCATGGTCAAGAAGTTTCCTTCAGACTCAGATAGTTCCAGAAAAGAGAAGAGCCCTGGTTGTCTGCAGTTGTACAGATACTTGGAATTgttcattttaaaaaatatttacgaATTATCTGTGGAGATGTGTGATGGTCTTATACAATTGCAGACCATACCTTTTCTTGAGCAATTGGTGAGGTCGTCTCTCCTCTACAGGTTTGATGATCCCAAAACATTGAATGTTCTACGGAGCATTTTGACATTATTTTTAGAGGGGAAATTTTCATACCTCCCATTTCTTCAGCTGCTGCTTGCTCACTCTCAGTTTGCTTCTACAATCCATTCTGTCATAGATCCAAATAGTTCTCAAACTGGTGCTTGTTTTAGGCCTATGCCAAGCATTCTCAAATCGGCTGTTATCCCCCATTCGAACATGAGGAATGATTCCCAAACAACTAACCCTCTTTTTCAGCAGTTGGAAATTCTTAAGTTGCTTAGAACGCTCATTCAGTTGAAGCCTGATCAGGCTGGTTGTTCTAAAAAAGATGACGCAATCAATTTTAGAGAACTCTATTTATTGCTTTTGTCTTCGTATGGTGCAACGCTCAGTGAAATTGACTTGGAGATACATAGtctaatgtctgaaattgaatCTATTGATAGATCAGCCTCTGATGACCTTGTTGACTTGGATTACCTGTGGGGTCAGGCTGCTTtgaaaataagaaaagaaaggacTTTGGACAGGGACGCATCTTCAAAGATTATGACTAATACAGAAGCATTTGCAGAACATAGAAGAAGTCAATTCAGGGAAAACCTTCCTATTGACCCCAGAATGTGTGCAGCAACAGTCATTTACTTTCCCTATGACAGGACTGTGGGCATTGGACCAGGGGCATTTAAGAATATATGTGTG GCACATTTTCCTAGTGTCAACAAAATGAAACGATATGATCCTGTTTTCATCTTGCGCTTCTCAATTCAAATTCTGTCAATGGGTTATATTGAAGCTATTGAGTTTGCTGGCTTGGGCTTACTTGCAATTGCCTTTGTTGGCACATCTTCACCTGATGTTGAGATGAGAAAATTGGCTTATCATTTTGTTCAGAAGTTTAAGGAGACATTAGAG AGATGCCAAAAGAAAAAGGATATAATGCTACTTCGCCTTCTAGTGATATACATGCAAAATGGTGTCGAAGAGGATTGGCAGAGAATTCCTTCCATCATGGCTATTTTTGCTGCAGAGGCGTCTTTGATATTGTTGGATCCTTTAAATGAGCATTACACAACCTTGAGTAAGCATTTGATGCATTCTTCAATGAAGGACGCAAAG GGCATACCTTTCTTTCGTTCTTTCTTTGAGAGCAACTCTGTTAACTTCAGAGCAGAGAGGCTATGGATGCTTCGGCTAGCATGTGCTGGATTGAATTTAGACGACGATGCtaatttatatatgaaaaattcCATTCCTAGGACTGTCCTGAGTTTTTATTCTACTCCTCTGGCAGATAATGCATCCAAGGAACTTGTTCTTCAG GTAGTGAAGAAGTCAGTTAAATTGCATCACATTACTTGTGATCTAGTTAAAAAGCATGGCATAATTCCATGGTTATCATCTGTTGTGTCAAATTGCAGTCGGATGATAGATGAAAATGACAAGAGGTCTTCTTCCACGCTGTTGATTGTGTCCATTGAG GTTGTGCTGGATATTCTTCAATCCAAAGAGATTTCTGAATGGTTGCAACATAATGCGCTGGAGCAGCTGATGGAACTCACGTCTAATCTGTATAAACATCTTATTGGTGGCTTGAAGTTGATAAAAGACAATGTTACATTAGTTGATTCAATACTACAGATAATGATATCAACATTGAAAATGTCTCAGAAAAGGATGATATACGAACCACATTTTACTATATCTTTTGAGGGCTTGTACCGAATTTACAAGTCCTGTGATGCATTTCATACTTCAAGTTCTAGTCCAAATGCAGAGTCTGGGCTCACAGCCATACTTATGAGCACACCTCCAGTCGACATTTTTTATGAG AATGCGGAAAAGCTATCGGGTTTTCTTATGTGGGCGGTTTCTATTGCATTGAAGTCAGATTCTGAGAAAAAATTTCACATGAAAAATCACGTTAGTTTGAGGATTGACTCGGAGGAAGTGCCATCCGATGATGAGTCTATGATCTCAAAACTTTTACATTGGCTTGTTGCCACCGTCATTCTTTCGAAGCTTAATGATGTAAATGCCAAAGTTCCAAAAAGATCAAGCCCAAGAACTTTGCAGACCCTTTTGGAATATGTAGATATTGGATGTAGAAGAAGCAAGAGCTGTAAATCTGATTGTGAAGATGTATTAGCGACGACAATAGTTTTCCTCCAACAGGTAAATGGTTCGAGTTCCACAGCTGTTCCTTCGGTTGTTTCTGCTCTACATATTCTGCTTTTCTGCTACCCCTCCAAATATTCAG ATTTATTGAGTGGTTATGCAAGTGATGTGGCAGCACTGCAGGCAAGAATTCATTGCCCCACCGAAGCCAACCCCAAATGGAGATg GTCATTTGAGGAAGGTTGGAGGGATGTTGAAATTGAAAGGAGTGATTCAGAGAAGATGGATGAGTATCAGGCTTGCCAAGCTCTAATGCTGATCATCTCTAACATTCTTAAAAAGAAACCATTTGATTCTCTAGTTTTGTCACATCGAGATAAACTAATTTCTGATGTTTTTGAATGGGAAACTAGTTTTTTGGAGTAA